One Hordeum vulgare subsp. vulgare chromosome 4H, MorexV3_pseudomolecules_assembly, whole genome shotgun sequence DNA window includes the following coding sequences:
- the LOC123446892 gene encoding heptahelical transmembrane protein 4-like: MASTVTLLRKTATIRMSDVAAVASPATTMKSLLMEGGNGGGGGGNVAKRCCERKCELVGYDALPAFLQHNEFILHYYRSEWPLKEALLSAFALHNETINVWTHLIGFFVFLALTVCAATMVPMETSVPHSVTSTGLANCTGKGNHRVLMTSYSTSGAAVAMQALIRRNVSIYVEPELTAAVVLSSSGEHGPVERWPFYTYLCGTMFCLLMSSGCHLLACHSEHASYVLLRLDYAGITGLIVTSFYPLVYYTFLCDPFSRTLYLGSITVFGAAAVAVSLLPVFEAPELRWARAALFVCMGASGLVPIVHKMLVFGARPEAVVTTGYEVAMGVFYLAGVVVYATRVPERWMPGRFDLVGHSHQLFHALVIAGAYAHYHAGLVYLSWRDMDKC; encoded by the exons ATGGCTTCCACGGTGACACTGCTGAGGAAGACGGCCACCATACGGATGAGCGACGTCGCCGCCGTGGCTTCACCAGCGACGACGATGAAGTCGCTTTTAATGGAGGGAggcaatggcggcggcggcggcggcaacgtGGCGAAGCGGTGCTGCGAGCGCAAGTGCGAGCTCGTCGGCTACGACGCGCTCCCGGCCTTCCTGCAGCACAACGAGTTCATCCTCCACTACTACCGCAGCGAGTGGCCCCTCAAGGAGGCGCTCCTCAGCGCCTTCGCCCTCCACAACGAGACCATCAACGTCTGGAC GCATTTGATCGGCTTCTTCGTGTTCCTCGCGCTCACCGTGTGCGCCGCCACGATGGTCCCCATGGAAACCAGCGTACCCCACTCGGTGACATCCACGGGCCTGGCAAACTGCACCGGCAAGGGCAATCACAGGGTGCTCATGACCTCGTACAGCACCAGCGGAGCGGCCGTGGCAATGCAGGCGCTGATACGCCGCAACGTGTCCATCTACGTCGAGCCGGAGCTCACGGCAGCGGTGGTGCTGTCGTCGTCGGGGGAGCACGGTCCGGTCGAGCGGTGGCCGTTCTACACGTACCTGTGCGGCACCATGTTCTGCCTGCTGATGAGCAGCGGGTGCCACCTGCTGGCGTGCCACTCGGAGCACGCCAGCTACGTGCTGCTCCGCCTCGACTACGCCGGCATCACCGGACTCATCGTCACCTCCTTCTACCCGCTCGTCTACTACACCTTCCTCTGCGACCCCTTCTCCCGGACGCTCTACCTCGGCTCCATCACCGTCTTCGGCGCCGCCGCGGTGGCCGTGTCGCTGCTGCCGGTCTTCGAGGCGCCCGAGCTGAGGTGGGCGCGCGCCGCGCTGTTCGTGTGCATGGGCGCGTCCGGCCTCGTGCCCATCGTGCATAAGATGCTCGTGTTCGGCGCACGACCCGAGGCGGTGGTCACCACGGGATACGAGGTGGCCATGGGGGTGTTCTACCTGGCCGGCGTGGTGGTGTACGCCACGAGGGTGCCGGAGAGGTGGATGCCGGGCAGGTTTGACCTCGTCGGGCACAGCCACCAGTTGTTCCACGCGCTTGTCATCGCCGGTGCTTACGCGCACTACCATGCCGGCCTAGTTTACTTGAGTTGGAGGGACATGGACAAGTGCTGA